The nucleotide window TCCCGTGGGTACCAGGTCGATGGCGTCGCCCCCGCCGCCCGCATCGCCGTGGTCACCTCGGGCCTGGTCACCGACCAGGACGTGGACATCACCCTCGTCATCGACCGCGCCACCGACCGGCTGCTCGAGGTCCGGTTCAGCACCGCCGGGGCCGACGGTGAGACCGACTGGGTGATCACGCTCGGCCCGTACGACGAGCCGGCGACCGTAGAACCCCCCGCGTGACCACGATCCCGTCGGGACGAACCAGGGTCGTCGTCGTACTGGCCCTCGCCGCCTTCATCGGCTCCGTCGACCTCACCGTGGCCACGACCATGCTGAGGCGAATCATCGTCCACCTGGAGATCCCCCTCCCCGACGGATTCGGGCGAGCGGCGTGGATCGTCAACGCCTACATCGTCGCCTATGTCGGGGCGATGCCACTGGCGGGAAGACTCAGCGACGTCGTCGGCAGGCGCCGCGTCGTCGTCGGCAGCCTGGCCCTGTTCTCCATCGGCTCGGCGCTCGCCCCGTTCGCCACGACGCTGGAGACCTTCGTTGCTGCACGGGTCGTCGCCGCCATCGGAGCCGGTGCCGTCGTCCCGGCTGCCCTGGCCACCGTCGCCGACCTGTTCCCGGAACGCCGCGGCAGGGCCTTCGGAGTGCTCTTCGGTGCCGAGACCCTCGGCTACGTGTGCGGCCCGCTCGTCGGTGCCGTCCTCATCCGCTTCGCCGACTGGCCATGGCACTTTTACGGCGCCGTGCCGATCGGCATCGTCGCCCTCATCCTCGCCGCCCGGGTGATGCGACACCTTCCCCGGCCCACCCAGCGTCGTTCGCTCGACCTCCCCGGCGCCCTGCTGATCACGACCGCTCTCGTCGCCGTCGTCGTCGGCCTGCTCAGCCTGGGCAGCATCGCCTCGGCAGGCGACCTCGCCGGTTTCGAGGGCTCCAGGTCGGGACCGGCCTGGCCGGTGTTCGCGCTGGCGATCGTCGCCGGCGTCGGGTTCGTCATCGCCGAGCGTCGTGCCGGTGACCCACTGGTGCCCCCTGGCCTGCTCGGCCGCCGACCGGTGGTGCCGGCGCTCATCGTCAATCTGTCCATCGGGGCGATCCTCGCCGTCGCCATGGTGAACGTCCCGTTGTTCGTCAATCTGGTGCTCGAAGCGGACCTGCGGGCGGCGGCGGTCACCAGCGGGATCGTGCTCACCGCCCTCACCGCCACGATGGCGGCGGCGTCTCCGGTAGGAGGGTGGCTCGCCGACCGAATCACCTACCGGCTTCCGGTGATGTTCGGGACCGCTCTGCTCGTCACCGGTTTGCTCCTCATGGGCCGCGGGTGGGACACCGACGTCACCACGGCAGCGATGGCGGCCCACCTGATGATCGCGGGAGCCGGGCTCGGCCTGGCGACCGCCCCGCTGAGTGCCGCCGTGGTCGACGCCGCGGCCGGTCCCGACCGCGGGGTGGCGGCCTCGGTGGTCCTGGTCGCCAGGCTCGTCGGCCTCGCTCTGGGACTCGCCGGGCTCACGGCAT belongs to Acidimicrobiia bacterium and includes:
- a CDS encoding MFS transporter, whose protein sequence is MTTIPSGRTRVVVVLALAAFIGSVDLTVATTMLRRIIVHLEIPLPDGFGRAAWIVNAYIVAYVGAMPLAGRLSDVVGRRRVVVGSLALFSIGSALAPFATTLETFVAARVVAAIGAGAVVPAALATVADLFPERRGRAFGVLFGAETLGYVCGPLVGAVLIRFADWPWHFYGAVPIGIVALILAARVMRHLPRPTQRRSLDLPGALLITTALVAVVVGLLSLGSIASAGDLAGFEGSRSGPAWPVFALAIVAGVGFVIAERRAGDPLVPPGLLGRRPVVPALIVNLSIGAILAVAMVNVPLFVNLVLEADLRAAAVTSGIVLTALTATMAAASPVGGWLADRITYRLPVMFGTALLVTGLLLMGRGWDTDVTTAAMAAHLMIAGAGLGLATAPLSAAVVDAAAGPDRGVAASVVLVARLVGLALGLAGLTAWALNRFDALRRTVDLPPITDPAYADAVEAAQRQISATVLSETFLVSAVIAAAALVVAVAIRRSPTRAT